A stretch of DNA from Actinomycetes bacterium:
AGGGCCCATTGCTGGGTAGAGTTTAATAAATTAATATCGGTATTAAATTCCAGCGGCCGGGTGTTATCATGCAAATTTTCAAGCAGAATTCTGCTGTGGTAATGTTCTAAAAAATCAAGGCAAAAGGAGTGAAAGGTGTTTATAGGAATCTCTACCTGGCTTTTGGGAGCAGCCAGGGCTGTTTCTTCCCTTATAATCTTGGCCCATTTACGGTTAAAGCAAAAGACTAAAACCCGGTGGGGAGCCACCCCGCCATCCCCTACAAGATAATTTATCAGCCCAATTAAGGCTTGGGTTTTACCACTACCCGGCGGACCGGTGACCATAATATTGCCGGTACCCAGCAATTTTTTTATTTTATTTAGCATTAATTTGCTTCAGTTCTATTAGTATTTCCTTAAGCAACATAAGCTCAAGCCTTCTGTAGTCAATATCGTTGGTAAGCTTGGCCCATTTCCTGGGATTATCTTCAGGTATATATTTATCCAGTTCTGATAAAATATCTCCCATAGTAGCTGCCTCCCCTGTATGTAGTTTTGTCAAAATGTATATGAAATTAAAAAATCCTTATTAGAATTTATATCACTTTTTGACTTTAAACCCAACTGTAATTACCTAAAAGCCTAAAGGCCAGGGCTATTCGTTGAATCAGAAAAGTATTTTAAAATCGGTTATCTGCCGCTGTAAAAAAATGGAGCGGGCTACGGGAATTGAACCCGCGTTTTGAGCTTGGGAAGCTCACGTACTACCACTATACTAAGCCCGCCGGTATTATTGCATTGGAGGCTGCTGGTCCTGCTGCTGGAGATCTCCTTCTTCTGGTTTTTCCTCTTCTTCTTTTGGCTGAACCTGGCTGCTGCCTTCTTTTAAATTAACTATGGTAAGATTGGTTTTTAATATTCTAATCCCCAGCTTATTATTGGCAATATCCCTGGCTTCAGTAATAATCTGCTGCATCTTTTCGGGAATATTTGCATTCTGGTTTAAGTCTACCATCATATCAATAATAATGCCCTTGGACCTGGGAGTAATCCTTACCCTTAAGTCCTCTACACCTTCCAACGTTTTCCCAGATGATTTAATCTGCTGGGCTACTGATTCAAGAGTTATCATGGCATTGCCATCCTTGACCTTGTAGACAGTAGCTATCTTGGACCGTCTCCGGTAAAACTCCATTAAAAGCAGGAATATGCTTAAAGCAAAAATAAATAACAGCGCCAATGAAGAAATAAAGGGATTTACCCCCATATTGGGATTAAACAGCCTTAAGGCTATATCCGACCATTTAAAATAGCCTATAAATTCATTGACTATGGAAAGCAGTGATAAAAAGGCAATAGCCAGCAGCAATATTACTACCACCACTTTGTTAAAAATATTCATAGACCACCATTTATTTTAATAATAATTTGTCTTTAAGATTATAATAAAAGAAAATAATTTAATAAAGCGATTTATTTTTGTTTTAAAAAAATGTATTATTTTTAACTAATGCTGGATAAACAAAAACAAACTCTAGTAATATTAAATCCTGCTTCTGCCAGGAAAACCACCATACTGGCAAAACCTGAGATAGAATCCTGCCTGTCCAAACAAGGTATTGATTACCACCTCCATGTGAGTACCAGCGCTGAGGATATTATGAATACTGTAAATAAATTTAGAGACAGGTACAAAAACTTTATTTCAGTTGGTGGAGACGGTACAGCCCATTATATTGCCAATTCCCTGGCAGGAACCGATAAAAACCTGGGGATAATACCCATGGGAAGCGGCAATGATATTTCCTCTTATTTTAATATTCCCCACAATATTGAGGAATGCTGCCGGATTATAAAAAAGGGCAATACCACCAGGATAGATCTGGGCCTTATAAACAACCAGTACTATTATATGGGAGTGGCTGGCTCAGGATTTGATTCTGAAGTCACCGACCTGGCCAATAACACCCGGCTTCCCTTTAAAGGCCCCTTCAAGTATACCTATGCTGTATACAACATATTAATTACTTTCAGGTCCAGGGAATTTAAACTTGCCTATAACAGCCAGCAGAGAGCACTTCACTCCATGATGATAGCGGTAGCCAATCTGCCCAGCTATGGAGGAGGAATGAAAGTGGCTCCAGATACTGATCCCACTGACGGAAAGCTGGATGTGTGCATTATTAAAAGAATGAGTAAAATACATTTTATTAAAGTATTTCCTACCGTTTTTGAAGGAAAACACATCTATGACCCCTTTGTAGAAATGCTTCAGACTGGAAATATTAAGATTGATTGTCCCCGGTACAGATTCAGTGTGTTTGCCGATGGGGAATACATCTGTAAACTCCCGGCAGAATTTGACCTGGTTCCCGGAGCTTTAAACCTGATAGTTCCCCCTAGTACCTAACCCAGGTCTCGTTGGTATATTTAAATAAGGTTGAAGCAGGATCCAAGCGGTTACCATTGTCTCCAAACTCAATA
This window harbors:
- the amaP gene encoding alkaline shock response membrane anchor protein AmaP, giving the protein MNIFNKVVVVILLLAIAFLSLLSIVNEFIGYFKWSDIALRLFNPNMGVNPFISSLALLFIFALSIFLLLMEFYRRRSKIATVYKVKDGNAMITLESVAQQIKSSGKTLEGVEDLRVRITPRSKGIIIDMMVDLNQNANIPEKMQQIITEARDIANNKLGIRILKTNLTIVNLKEGSSQVQPKEEEEKPEEGDLQQQDQQPPMQ
- a CDS encoding diacylglycerol kinase family lipid kinase, producing the protein MLDKQKQTLVILNPASARKTTILAKPEIESCLSKQGIDYHLHVSTSAEDIMNTVNKFRDRYKNFISVGGDGTAHYIANSLAGTDKNLGIIPMGSGNDISSYFNIPHNIEECCRIIKKGNTTRIDLGLINNQYYYMGVAGSGFDSEVTDLANNTRLPFKGPFKYTYAVYNILITFRSREFKLAYNSQQRALHSMMIAVANLPSYGGGMKVAPDTDPTDGKLDVCIIKRMSKIHFIKVFPTVFEGKHIYDPFVEMLQTGNIKIDCPRYRFSVFADGEYICKLPAEFDLVPGALNLIVPPST